Genomic segment of Melospiza melodia melodia isolate bMelMel2 chromosome 13, bMelMel2.pri, whole genome shotgun sequence:
ACACAGAAAGCATGGAACACAACAGAACACACAGAAAACATGGAGCACAACAGGACACACAGAAAACATGGAGCACAACGGAACACACAGAAAACATGGAACACAACAGAACACACAGAAAACATGGAACAGAACACACAGAAAGCATGGAACACAACGGAACACACAGAAAACATGGAACAGAACACACAGAAAGCATGGAACACAACAGAACACACAGAAAGCATGGAACACAACAGAACACACAGAAAGCATGGAACACAACAGAACACACAGAAAACATGGAACTCAACAGAACACACAGAAAACATGGAACCCAATGGAACACACAGAAAACATGGAACTCAACAGAACACACAGAAAACATGGAACCCAATGGAACACACAGAAAACATGGAACCCAATGGAACACACAGAAAACATGGAACCCAATGGAACACACAGAAAACATGGAACACAATGGAACACACAGAAAACATGGAACACAATGGAACACAACAGAACCACACAGAAAACATGGAACACAACAGAACCACACAGAAAACATGGAACAGAACCACACAGAAAGCATGGAACACAACAGAACACACAGAAAACATGGAACTCAACAGAACACACAGAAAACATGGAGCACAGCAGAACCACACAGAAAACATGGAGCACAACGGAACACACAGAAAACATGGAACACAATGGAACACACCAGAACCACACAGAAAACATGGAACTCAACAGAACACACAGAAAACATGGAACACAGTAACAGCTTGTCCTGCCTCCCTCACACTAATGTATAAAAATGTTGCCACGTTTCTCTTCCCAGAGAAAAGCAAAGCACGATTCTTCCCaataatatttctgggtttcatgtTCTCTgaccctcagagaaagaaaaaacaattcttatctcatttactgctcttgtgttgttcacaagtggaatgcattgtagaagattgtttacctgaagggaattgataATTGGATTCTGGGGTGAGTGTttggattcactgaccaattggatccaggtgtgtcaggactgtcagctgacagtcacgggtgcttggcaggttcagtttagatgtaatgcaaTATAGTAcagaataatacagtataataaagtaatttattagccttctgataagatggagtcctcctcatcattcctctccTTTGTCAGGGGCAAAAATATCTACTATATAAAAGCACTGCCAAAGGGCTCATGCTAGGAGTAAAACCACATGAAAATCTTATCAGgatacaaaaataaacaaaaggatGAAGACTACAGGGTATAAACATGAATTAATCAAACTAGCAAACTCTCTAGTGCAGTCTCAGGTTGGACACAGTGGCAACTGAAATTTTTTCAAGTGGCCAGTAATTGTTGTGCCAGTAACAGCAGTAACTTGTTCAGCTAGGGCCCAAAGGTTATTTTGGAAAAGACATTAAGAACTGGAAACAATCACACAACAGGGCAGCTTGCAGTGCAGAGAggtttgccagtcctgccagaacAGAGGCACTGAAGTTCCCACCTTAGCACAGCAGCTCTTTTGCAGGTCCTTAATCATGCAGATTTGATCAAGAGAGAATGTAAAGCACACTGTTTAAAAACACAGTGttagcagcacagcacagggctgaTGCAGGTGAGGAGATGGGAACCAGAAAGTCCCTTATGAATCCTGCAAGGCAGAACCCACTTCTCCCAGGCAAAGAAACACACACTACACCCAGAATGAGGCACACAGAAccaggggaaaggggcacagcttaTACCATGGACAACACCCACTGAGAATAGGCCCCATCAGAGCAGGACATTGCTTTAAGCAGAACTGAGACCTGGAGTATTTGGGGAGGGATGAATGGCTGTTCAGATTCAGTGAAGACTTCACTGAAGCAGTTCAGCATTCAGTTTTTGGCAGGGGCAAGGGGTTTGTTGCAAGGGGATGAGAAGGAAAAGGCAGATGAGGTCACAAACAGATTCTGCCATACTGCACAATAACCATGTACTTCTCACAGACCACAGAAGAGCTGCTATTTCCACTCACTACTTCCAGAAATCTTCTCTGAGCCTAATGCAGTGAAAACTATTTAGCTGTCACCAGGTCCTTGGATTTGATTTCATAGCATTTTGCAAATTCTCTGGTTAAGAACTGCCTCTCTTTTCCTTTTGACAAAACAGTAAAAACTACCACAGCTATAAAAACATcaacaaagcaaaacaattaCCTGTACTCCCTGGTCCTCAGAGAATATAATTTAAATGCACAACCCAGTGCTATGACTAGCAGCAAGCCACACACAAGACTGCCAATGAGGGCAGCTGTGATGACCTTCCTGGGGACAATCACCAGGCAGTTACGCTCATCACTTCCATCCTGGCAGTCTTCTTGCCCATCACAGCGCCAGGTCTCAAAGATGCACAGATTTGTCCCACAATGGAAATTTCCTGGCTGGCAAGTAAAGCAGTTTTTTTCATCTGAGCCATCTGGACAGTTCTTCTGGTTATTACAGCGGTCAAGTATTGAGTAGCAAAGCCCACTGTTTCCTTCACATGGGTATTCATTCTTCTGGCAGGCAGGACAGTTCTCCTCATCCTTGCCATTGGGACAATGCCACCAGCCATCACAATGCTGCTTATCTGTGAAACACTCCTCATCACTTCCACAAGGGTGCTCCCAAGGCAGGCAGTACCCTTTTACCTGATAGGTTGCATTGAATCCATGGCCAGTGCTCTTGGAGCGGGCATGGTACGAGACAGTGAGCTGGCCCTTGGACGACTCCACACTCACAGAGTGCCTGTTGTTGTGGTGTGAGAATGTCTGCATTAATTTATCACCTCTCTCTCCAATGCCATCATACACCTTCACATAGTCGTTGTAGCCCAGCTGCAGGTCGAGCTGCAGCAGCACGTGCCGGTTGTCCTGCGTGTCCACGTACCACGTGCAGCGAAGGTCTGACCTGCTGTGGTCTGCACGGAACAAGTCTGGGGAAGCAAAAGATCCATAAAAATTCCCCAGCCTTTTGCCACAGGAAAGATCAGGACAATTATCTTCATCAGAACCATCCCCACAGTCTTTAACTGAATTACACCTCAGCTCATTTGGCAAGCATTTGGTGGAGTGCCCTGTGCTGCACTGGAACATTCCTGAGGGGCAGATGCTGGATGGAGGGTCTGTTGGGGGAACAGTGCAATTCTTCTCATCTGAGTTATCACCACACTCATCCATGGAATTACACTTCCAGGTACTGGGAATACACTTCCCATTTGCACAGTGGAATTCATCTGACTGGCACGCAGACTGACCTATCTTTCCTGTGAAAGAGGACAAGGAGGAACAAAAATCAGTTTGAAAACTTTTGGAACAATCTGATACCGTTTTTCAACATCTACTACCATGCATGTCACAAGCTAATTAGTCAGGCCAGTACACTTCAGCAACACAGTTAAAAAGCCACATGTAAATAATATCAGTTACCACACCAATACCTTACAGTCATCAACGGCCCAAGATGCTTGTCAGAAAAAAGTACTCCTGTCTTGCAAGTTTTGCCAGAGAGAGTATGAATTGAAGTCAACAAACCCCCAAGATTTTACCTCTAATATAAGAAAGGCGAAATCCCTGAGCCTGTCCTGAGCTTGATGCATCTGAGTGAAAAAATATCCACACATGGTCCCTTGCAGAGATGAAAGATGGAGGTATGGAAGATCCACACACTTTGTACTCCTCCCTCTTGGAAGATGGGCCAATCATCAACCAGTCTACTGCACACTTCTGAGAGTCTTCCAAATCAAAGTTCTTAAAACTGTTCAGAACAAAAGAAAGCACAAGTTACAAAAAGGACATGTATCTAGAACAAAAGCTAAAAGAGAAAGAACAGACTCTAATGGCTGACTTTCTGCATCAAACAGTGCTGACATAAAGGTAACAACTCAAAGATAATGAAATACTTTTTATATACCACCCTGAGTATACAGAAACAAAGCACATCCCTTAATCTGAAAAAGCACCCATGTCACAAGCATAAACATCACACCAAAGTAGCTCCAAAAGCTGAAACAGTGAAGTCCTCTTTTACTCAGTCCTTAAACAAAACTGCTTCCTAAAATACAGACAggaggaaaagcaaaattctagaATACATTATACAGAAAATAGATAAATTTCACTAGTCATTTCCAACTGTACAAGTTATGAAACTAGGGATGACAGGGTTGACCACTGTCTTGAAAAAAGAACAATTGAAAGCAGTACAAAGAATCCTAAAGGGCTAAGTATGAGAGACAAATCCACTCTGTGAGCCAGGGATGGGTAAGGAGAGACCAAGAAGAGAATAGGGGTGGAAAGGGAACCTAAAATCTAACACCATTATGATTTAATTCAAAGattaaaatattctctttctGGGAGTGCAAGTTCAGAGCAAACAAGACTAGAACACAGTCAAATTTCTAACCCTTGTGCTGAGACAAGCCAAGTGATTATTCAATAGTGGCTGATCTGGTGCAAAGAGTTTGCAGTCTGACTGTTTGCAGGACACTGAACACAACTGGATAATAATCCCTACCTGTGCCTCAGGAACCATATGTGGTATTT
This window contains:
- the LRP3 gene encoding low-density lipoprotein receptor-related protein 3 isoform X2, which gives rise to MRVNLFLTGKIESAVTSLAACSGELEQHTERRGVIYSPSWPSNYPPAINCSWYIQGDHGDMITISFKNFDLEDSQKCAVDWLMIGPSSKREEYKVCGSSIPPSFISARDHVWIFFHSDASSSGQAQGFRLSYIRGKIGQSACQSDEFHCANGKCIPSTWKCNSMDECGDNSDEKNCTVPPTDPPSSICPSGMFQCSTGHSTKCLPNELRCNSVKDCGDGSDEDNCPDLSCGKRLGNFYGSFASPDLFRADHSRSDLRCTWYVDTQDNRHVLLQLDLQLGYNDYVKVYDGIGERGDKLMQTFSHHNNRHSVSVESSKGQLTVSYHARSKSTGHGFNATYQVKGYCLPWEHPCGSDEECFTDKQHCDGWWHCPNGKDEENCPACQKNEYPCEGNSGLCYSILDRCNNQKNCPDGSDEKNCFTCQPGNFHCGTNLCIFETWRCDGQEDCQDGSDERNCLVIVPRKVITAALIGSLVCGLLLVIALGCAFKLYSLRTREYRAFETQMTRLEAEFVRREAPPSYGQLIAQGLIPPVEDFPVYNASQASVLQNIRTAMRRQMRRHSSRRGSSRRRLGRLWSRLFHRPRARGQIPLLTPARTSQTTLGDGIISSAAGTARSPPPSPAAPGSEASGQARGPQEAGCSSLQPETEITEPSPSSTFQPNTCTAAHAEPEAGHTNKSLSADSDRELKQCSKADTGKAFRDPLSESVTETIHGGSVSRRTVPEDSSLSGSHPLSEDPCRLPLKKWESGYPDSPMNVHIQVNGQNQCCPNSHQEEPLGVHAACCHSVEVPMLQSSTSLSENNTSDDESLLVC
- the LRP3 gene encoding low-density lipoprotein receptor-related protein 3 isoform X1, which gives rise to MEKAAAAELRQGALAPLTAICLVNLFLTGKIESAVTSLAACSGELEQHTERRGVIYSPSWPSNYPPAINCSWYIQGDHGDMITISFKNFDLEDSQKCAVDWLMIGPSSKREEYKVCGSSIPPSFISARDHVWIFFHSDASSSGQAQGFRLSYIRGKIGQSACQSDEFHCANGKCIPSTWKCNSMDECGDNSDEKNCTVPPTDPPSSICPSGMFQCSTGHSTKCLPNELRCNSVKDCGDGSDEDNCPDLSCGKRLGNFYGSFASPDLFRADHSRSDLRCTWYVDTQDNRHVLLQLDLQLGYNDYVKVYDGIGERGDKLMQTFSHHNNRHSVSVESSKGQLTVSYHARSKSTGHGFNATYQVKGYCLPWEHPCGSDEECFTDKQHCDGWWHCPNGKDEENCPACQKNEYPCEGNSGLCYSILDRCNNQKNCPDGSDEKNCFTCQPGNFHCGTNLCIFETWRCDGQEDCQDGSDERNCLVIVPRKVITAALIGSLVCGLLLVIALGCAFKLYSLRTREYRAFETQMTRLEAEFVRREAPPSYGQLIAQGLIPPVEDFPVYNASQASVLQNIRTAMRRQMRRHSSRRGSSRRRLGRLWSRLFHRPRARGQIPLLTPARTSQTTLGDGIISSAAGTARSPPPSPAAPGSEASGQARGPQEAGCSSLQPETEITEPSPSSTFQPNTCTAAHAEPEAGHTNKSLSADSDRELKQCSKADTGKAFRDPLSESVTETIHGGSVSRRTVPEDSSLSGSHPLSEDPCRLPLKKWESGYPDSPMNVHIQVNGQNQCCPNSHQEEPLGVHAACCHSVEVPMLQSSTSLSENNTSDDESLLVC